One window of the Actinomyces wuliandei genome contains the following:
- a CDS encoding MMPL family transporter, whose product MLGWLSYRVFKDAWLVVVTWLVLSTVLVVAALTGLGGQNLFSRLHSVTADTPGTQSAEGDYVLDSLSGDAVTVSLLVSNVDLSTTQQQEEVAQALSTAHTDLGQLVGTHNVLDPFVVPGMLTSDAARSMAADSMDGFVVVVTVNPNGSAVADPQDTRYAQEVATLVDQVSDRLEEVPAELADTAPGAQGTVSHDGLVEEAVSGEAGRDLLRSGLLLLPVALLVTALAVGRLLQVGACLLAAVISAASTLGAVHGLSLVVEVPYVAATVFWVLGGSLTLGYALLLTSRYKEELGAGTPGRGVAEPAGPSEDVPPGSTPGDTHAHGRSPSPSPGRSAPVRGTHRYRREAEAPPAARPLSATMRTAGRTVVFSALAVAVSLCGLYLAAGGVLRTSALTGVVVLLVAVSVSLTLVPALLALGGRRVPHSPSRPPALLLPVLSVFSSVSVFSTLSSALGRLPGMRRGDQGAAPAPTRSRRAFPWAVLAGCLLVMTGLAVPLGSLHTLTSAASDQLPVGSDQRAYTAVLEQEYPSTVDQDATLVFAGTGEGVTEFINDHVASVPGVEAVVSPSTAGDYTVVYLDLAGERWSATAEEAVTALRALDPPVETWVTGRAASQVDMRTSLLASAPVVVAAVVLATVVLLLLLTDSLLLPLVAVPVTGLSLSASLGVLTWVLQEGSGRSLLGLAPAGAVGVETTAVVTAVLLGLGLAMSHEAVLVSRVAEYRDAGTDHRAALRLGLRRSRGPVLAAAVVTVAACASLLLSRLPLIQEAGLALALIVTVDLVLVRLLLLPSVMRILGRWGWWAPRWLRPPGAAGAAQDHADGEAVNQETEQDATGEAGEPAEASKVTGTLETTRSAAPDEEVMAAGSAPTGRQPAGEEETLLARAASSVESADSAESASPTAG is encoded by the coding sequence ATGCTCGGCTGGCTCTCCTACCGTGTCTTCAAGGACGCCTGGCTCGTCGTCGTGACCTGGCTCGTCCTGTCGACGGTCCTGGTAGTCGCGGCGCTGACCGGCCTGGGAGGACAGAACCTGTTCTCCCGCCTCCACAGCGTGACAGCTGACACCCCAGGGACCCAGAGCGCTGAAGGCGACTACGTCCTGGACTCCTTGTCCGGTGACGCCGTCACCGTGAGCCTCCTGGTCTCGAACGTGGACCTGAGCACGACCCAGCAGCAGGAGGAGGTGGCCCAGGCTCTGTCCACCGCCCACACCGACCTGGGGCAGCTCGTGGGCACGCACAATGTCCTGGACCCCTTTGTGGTCCCGGGAATGCTGACCTCGGACGCAGCCCGGTCGATGGCGGCCGACAGCATGGACGGCTTCGTCGTCGTCGTCACGGTCAACCCCAACGGCTCTGCGGTTGCCGATCCTCAGGACACCCGCTACGCCCAGGAGGTGGCTACCCTGGTGGACCAGGTGAGCGACCGCCTGGAGGAGGTGCCCGCCGAGCTCGCCGACACCGCTCCGGGCGCCCAGGGGACCGTCTCCCACGACGGCCTCGTCGAGGAGGCGGTCAGCGGTGAGGCTGGTCGGGATCTCCTGCGCTCAGGACTCCTGCTCCTTCCTGTGGCCCTGCTGGTGACGGCGCTGGCTGTCGGCAGGCTCCTGCAGGTCGGCGCCTGCCTCCTGGCTGCCGTGATATCAGCAGCCAGCACCCTGGGGGCCGTCCACGGCCTGTCCCTCGTTGTAGAGGTTCCCTACGTGGCTGCCACTGTCTTCTGGGTCCTGGGAGGATCTCTGACCCTGGGCTACGCGCTGCTGCTCACCTCCCGCTACAAGGAGGAGCTCGGTGCGGGCACGCCGGGCAGGGGCGTGGCAGAGCCAGCAGGGCCATCGGAAGACGTCCCGCCAGGCAGCACCCCAGGCGACACGCACGCGCATGGCCGTAGCCCGAGCCCCAGCCCGGGCAGGTCTGCTCCCGTGCGGGGCACGCACCGGTACCGACGCGAGGCTGAGGCCCCTCCCGCTGCCCGCCCCCTGTCTGCGACGATGCGGACAGCGGGACGCACCGTCGTCTTCTCAGCCCTGGCGGTAGCGGTCAGCCTCTGCGGACTCTACCTGGCGGCCGGGGGCGTCCTGAGAACCTCGGCGCTGACAGGGGTTGTCGTCCTCCTCGTGGCCGTCAGTGTCTCCCTGACACTGGTCCCAGCGCTTCTGGCCCTGGGGGGACGGAGGGTGCCGCACTCCCCGTCCCGGCCCCCCGCCCTGCTCCTCCCTGTCCTCTCTGTCTTCTCCTCTGTCTCTGTCTTCTCCACGCTCTCGTCTGCGCTGGGACGCCTGCCGGGCATGAGGAGGGGCGACCAGGGGGCGGCACCAGCACCTACCCGCAGTCGTCGCGCCTTCCCCTGGGCTGTCCTGGCAGGATGCCTGCTGGTGATGACTGGTCTCGCTGTCCCGCTGGGCAGTCTGCACACGCTCACCTCGGCTGCCTCGGACCAGCTCCCAGTCGGATCTGACCAACGGGCCTACACAGCAGTGCTGGAGCAGGAGTACCCCTCGACGGTGGACCAGGACGCCACGCTCGTCTTCGCCGGGACCGGGGAGGGCGTCACCGAGTTCATCAACGACCACGTCGCCTCGGTCCCCGGGGTTGAGGCAGTTGTCAGCCCCTCGACCGCCGGTGACTACACGGTGGTCTACCTGGACCTAGCCGGAGAGCGCTGGTCGGCCACCGCCGAGGAGGCCGTCACCGCCCTTCGCGCCCTCGACCCCCCGGTGGAGACATGGGTGACGGGACGGGCCGCCAGCCAGGTCGACATGCGCACCTCGCTGCTGGCAAGCGCCCCGGTGGTGGTGGCGGCAGTGGTCCTGGCAACTGTCGTCCTCCTGCTTCTCCTGACAGACTCACTGCTCCTGCCGCTCGTGGCAGTTCCCGTCACCGGCCTGTCGCTGTCCGCCTCCCTGGGCGTGCTGACCTGGGTGCTCCAGGAGGGCTCCGGCCGGAGCCTGCTGGGCCTGGCTCCGGCCGGAGCCGTCGGTGTGGAGACCACCGCCGTTGTCACGGCCGTGCTCCTCGGGCTGGGCCTGGCGATGAGCCACGAAGCCGTCCTGGTGAGCCGTGTCGCCGAGTACCGCGACGCTGGCACGGACCACCGGGCCGCGCTACGCCTGGGACTGCGCCGGTCACGGGGACCCGTTCTTGCAGCAGCCGTCGTCACGGTGGCTGCCTGTGCGAGCCTCCTGCTCAGCAGGCTTCCGCTCATCCAGGAGGCCGGGCTGGCACTGGCTCTCATCGTCACAGTGGACCTCGTACTGGTCCGGCTGCTGCTGCTGCCCTCCGTTATGAGGATCCTGGGACGCTGGGGCTGGTGGGCGCCACGATGGCTCCGGCCCCCTGGAGCGGCCGGAGCAGCACAGGACCATGCTGACGGTGAGGCGGTGAACCAGGAGACGGAGCAGGATGCGACCGGAGAGGCTGGAGAGCCTGCCGAGGCCTCCAAGGTCACCGGGACATTGGAGACCACCAGGTCCGCTGCGCCCGATGAGGAGGTCATGGCGGCCGGTAGCGCGCCGACTGGTAGACAACCGGCTGGCGAGGAGGAGACCCTCCTCGCCAGGGCGGCCTCCTCCGTGGAGTCAGCGGATTCAGCAGAGTCGGCGTCACCTACAGCAGGCTGA
- a CDS encoding sulfite exporter TauE/SafE family protein, which produces MSGTRGMTGAGRDGGRDRGRIMGAAVPRRLLMVLVGLAAGLLSGLFGVGGGVLLVPALVGVLGLDHRRAAATSLVAILPTSVVGALTYGLRGQVSVVAAVVLLAGTLVGAQVGAWLLHRLPARVLPWTFATFVILVLVSQQVVPPVRHADLVLDPVRVVALVVVGLAAGVLSGLVGVGGGVVVVPGLEAAVGLGDLLARGTSLAVMVPTAVSGAVAHLRRGHADLATGAVTGLASSVASPVGALLAARVPPGATSWMFSVFLVVVAVLVLRRSSGGSSASR; this is translated from the coding sequence GTGAGCGGCACACGGGGCATGACGGGGGCAGGACGCGACGGAGGCAGGGACAGGGGCAGAATAATGGGCGCAGCCGTGCCCAGAAGGCTGCTGATGGTGCTTGTCGGCCTGGCAGCGGGCCTGCTCTCCGGGCTCTTCGGTGTCGGCGGGGGAGTACTGCTGGTGCCCGCCCTGGTGGGCGTCCTCGGGCTGGACCACAGGCGTGCCGCCGCGACCTCCCTGGTGGCGATCCTGCCCACCTCTGTCGTCGGCGCGCTGACCTACGGCCTGCGAGGCCAGGTCTCCGTGGTGGCGGCCGTCGTCCTCCTGGCGGGGACCCTGGTGGGTGCCCAGGTGGGGGCCTGGCTGCTCCACCGCCTGCCCGCCAGGGTACTCCCGTGGACCTTTGCCACCTTTGTCATCCTTGTCCTGGTGTCCCAGCAGGTCGTGCCCCCGGTACGGCACGCGGACCTGGTCCTGGACCCGGTGAGGGTGGTGGCGCTGGTCGTGGTGGGACTGGCGGCGGGCGTCCTGTCCGGCCTGGTGGGGGTCGGAGGGGGCGTCGTGGTCGTGCCGGGCCTGGAGGCTGCTGTCGGGCTGGGGGACCTGCTGGCCCGGGGTACCTCCCTGGCTGTCATGGTTCCCACCGCTGTGTCCGGGGCGGTGGCCCACCTGCGGCGCGGGCACGCGGACCTGGCCACCGGGGCAGTGACCGGCCTGGCCTCCTCCGTGGCCTCGCCCGTGGGGGCGCTCCTGGCAGCCCGGGTACCTCCCGGGGCGACCTCCTGGATGTTCAGCGTCTTCCTCGTGGTGGTAGCGGTCCTGGTGCTGCGGCGCTCGTCAGGTGGCAGCTCCGCTTCCCGCTGA
- a CDS encoding L-threonylcarbamoyladenylate synthase, translated as MARYTEIHPVNPQARLVRKVVDTVREGGLVAYPTDSGYALACAPGNKEGLDRIRSIRQLDSRHNFTFVCASFAQVGPVAILGNNAFRLVKRLTPGPWTFILKGTKEVPRMTLNPRKHTLGVRIPEHTLTQALVAEFGQPLLSSTFIRPGQDEPETSGWEVEESLGHLIDIVIEGPVGRGEPTTVVDLTDDYPEVVREGAGDVSLL; from the coding sequence ATGGCGCGTTACACCGAGATCCACCCCGTCAACCCACAGGCTCGTCTGGTCAGAAAGGTCGTCGACACCGTGCGGGAAGGGGGACTGGTTGCCTACCCCACTGACTCCGGCTATGCCCTGGCCTGCGCCCCGGGAAACAAGGAGGGGCTGGATCGCATCCGATCCATCCGGCAGCTGGACAGCAGGCACAACTTCACCTTCGTGTGTGCCAGCTTTGCGCAGGTCGGTCCGGTGGCGATCCTGGGCAACAATGCCTTCCGCCTGGTCAAGCGGCTGACCCCGGGGCCGTGGACCTTCATCCTCAAGGGAACCAAGGAGGTCCCGAGGATGACGCTCAACCCCAGGAAGCACACCCTGGGTGTCCGTATCCCGGAGCACACCCTGACTCAGGCCCTGGTAGCTGAGTTCGGGCAGCCCCTGCTGTCCTCGACGTTCATCCGCCCCGGCCAGGACGAGCCGGAGACCAGCGGGTGGGAGGTTGAGGAGTCCCTGGGTCACCTTATCGACATCGTCATTGAGGGACCGGTCGGTCGCGGGGAGCCCACGACGGTGGTGGACCTGACTGACGACTACCCCGAGGTTGTGCGGGAAGGGGCAGGGGACGTCAGCCTGCTGTAG